The following proteins come from a genomic window of Halomarina ordinaria:
- the cobA gene encoding uroporphyrinogen-III C-methyltransferase, whose protein sequence is MSEDTPGRVSLVGSGPGDPDLLTVKARRLLEDADVVLHDKLPGPAILDLIPEDRREDVGKRAGGERTSQEYTNDRLVELAREGKHVVRLKGGDPFVFGRGGEEAEHLAASGVPFEVVPGVTSAVAGPAVAGIPVTHRDHASSVTFVTGHEDPTKPESAVDWGALAATGGTLVVLMGVGKLPEYTRELREAGLSDDTPVALVERATWPDQRVAVGTLADIVDVRDREGISPPAITVVGEVAGTRERLLDFLANGRGADDEVFGA, encoded by the coding sequence ATGAGCGAGGACACTCCGGGTCGGGTCTCCCTCGTCGGGAGCGGTCCCGGCGACCCCGACCTGCTGACGGTGAAGGCCCGTCGACTGCTGGAGGACGCCGACGTCGTCCTCCACGACAAACTCCCCGGTCCGGCGATACTCGACCTGATACCAGAGGACCGCCGCGAGGACGTGGGTAAGCGCGCCGGCGGCGAGCGCACCTCCCAGGAATACACGAACGACCGGCTGGTCGAACTCGCACGCGAGGGAAAGCACGTCGTCCGGTTGAAGGGCGGCGACCCGTTCGTCTTCGGCCGCGGCGGCGAGGAGGCCGAACACCTCGCGGCCAGCGGCGTCCCCTTCGAGGTGGTCCCCGGCGTGACGAGCGCCGTCGCCGGGCCGGCCGTCGCCGGCATCCCGGTGACCCACCGCGACCACGCCTCCTCGGTGACGTTCGTGACGGGCCACGAGGACCCGACGAAGCCCGAGTCGGCGGTCGACTGGGGGGCGCTCGCCGCCACCGGCGGGACGCTCGTCGTGCTGATGGGGGTCGGCAAACTCCCCGAGTACACCCGCGAACTCCGCGAGGCGGGCCTGAGCGACGACACCCCGGTGGCGCTCGTCGAGCGTGCGACGTGGCCCGACCAGCGCGTCGCGGTCGGCACCCTGGCCGACATCGTCGACGTCCGGGACCGTGAGGGCATCTCGCCGCCGGCCATCACCGTCGTCGGCGAGGTGGCGGGGACGCGCGAACGCCTGCTCGACTTCCTCGCGAACGGACGCGGCGCGGACGAC